A region from the Sandaracinus amylolyticus genome encodes:
- a CDS encoding 2-oxoglutarate dehydrogenase E1 component has translation MAHDFGVNQGLVEELYLKYRENPAAVPAEWRKFFDTLDEDPFPPRRSSAGAVAAPSSVGTLLTPSAVGTLTAPATNGAHAANGQAAAAAQPAMAARSASDRRSFIPGPETRAATELQSRVSAMVNAYRVRGHLFADLDPLGLAPKPAFDIDLSAFGLENVDPETTFQAMGQQLSLRQIVARLKETYCRTIGTEVTQIEDPEERNWLQHRMESTLNHVDLSREQQLRLLGKLTEAEVWETFIDTTYVKTKRFSLEGGESTIPLLELLIETSAAHGADEVVIGMAHRGRLNVLVNVMELPAHDLLAAFEDAQPEKYKGRGDVKYHLGYSSDRKFAGKNVHLTLSFNPSHLEFVNPVVEGRVRAKQDRREDHHRKRVVPLLIHGDAAFIGQGVVAETLNLANLRGYTTGGTIHVVINNQIGYTTEVEDARSTRYCTDLVRMLRCPVFHVNGEDPEAVAQVAKLAAEYRQRYGKDVVVDLYCYRKYGHNEGDEPRFTQPVMYRAVDSKKTVRQVYVDRLLELGKITPNEADAIMQERRERLSKALHEVRETKRTYEPSAFTGVWTAYQGGPDASAPDAPTAVAKSTLVPLLNTLAHVPDGYQLMRQVAGVQQQYRDAAEKGSGIKWGVAENLAYATLLAQGYNVRLTGQDSRRGTFAHRMAVLHDTNTGNEFVPLHHLGEGQGRFEIYDSPLSEQGVLGFEYGYSLDSPDALVIWEAQFGDFANGAQVIIDQFLVSGEDKWHRLNGLVMLLPHGFEGAGPEHSSARLERFLALAAEDNIQVVNLTNAAQIFHALRRQVVRPWRKPLIVMSPKSLFRAAEATCTLDDLATGSFQRIIGDAEIAPKKAKRVILCSGKVYYDLAQYRHKLGRDDVAIIRLEQLYPLRPEEIRDVLSVYADGTDLVWVQEEPFNSGAWYFLNARLPSMIEYRLPLRCVSRVESASPATGSGKAHALEQQQLIEEAFANIGAKTARASTRPRASTAS, from the coding sequence ATGGCTCACGACTTCGGCGTCAACCAGGGACTCGTCGAGGAGCTCTACCTCAAGTACCGCGAGAACCCGGCCGCAGTGCCGGCCGAATGGCGCAAGTTCTTCGACACGCTCGACGAAGATCCCTTCCCGCCCCGCCGCTCGTCGGCGGGCGCCGTCGCGGCGCCGAGCTCGGTGGGCACGCTGCTCACGCCGAGCGCCGTCGGGACCCTCACCGCGCCCGCGACGAACGGCGCGCACGCCGCGAACGGACAAGCGGCGGCCGCGGCGCAGCCCGCGATGGCGGCGCGCTCGGCGTCGGATCGCCGCTCGTTCATCCCCGGCCCCGAGACCCGCGCCGCCACCGAGCTGCAGAGCCGCGTGTCCGCGATGGTCAACGCGTACCGCGTGCGCGGCCACCTCTTCGCCGACCTCGATCCGCTCGGCCTCGCGCCGAAGCCCGCGTTCGACATCGACCTGTCGGCGTTCGGCCTCGAGAACGTCGACCCCGAGACGACCTTCCAGGCGATGGGCCAGCAGCTCTCGCTGCGGCAGATCGTCGCGCGCCTCAAGGAGACCTACTGCCGCACGATCGGCACCGAGGTCACGCAGATCGAGGACCCCGAGGAGCGCAACTGGCTGCAGCACCGCATGGAGTCGACGCTCAACCACGTCGATCTCTCGCGCGAGCAGCAGCTGCGCCTGCTCGGCAAGCTCACCGAGGCCGAGGTCTGGGAGACCTTCATCGACACGACCTACGTGAAGACGAAGCGCTTCAGCCTCGAGGGCGGTGAGAGCACGATCCCGCTGCTCGAGCTGCTGATCGAGACGTCGGCCGCGCACGGCGCGGACGAGGTCGTCATCGGCATGGCGCACCGCGGCCGCCTCAACGTGCTCGTCAACGTGATGGAGCTGCCCGCGCACGACCTGCTCGCGGCGTTCGAGGACGCGCAGCCCGAGAAGTACAAGGGCCGCGGCGACGTGAAGTACCACCTCGGGTACTCGAGCGATCGCAAGTTCGCGGGCAAGAACGTCCACCTCACGCTGTCGTTCAACCCGAGCCACCTCGAGTTCGTGAACCCGGTGGTCGAGGGCCGCGTCCGCGCGAAGCAGGACCGCCGCGAGGACCACCACCGCAAGCGCGTCGTGCCGCTGCTGATCCACGGCGACGCGGCGTTCATCGGCCAGGGCGTGGTCGCCGAGACGCTCAACCTCGCGAACCTCCGCGGGTACACGACGGGCGGCACGATCCACGTCGTGATCAACAACCAGATCGGCTACACGACGGAGGTCGAGGACGCGCGCAGCACGCGCTACTGCACCGACCTCGTGCGCATGCTGCGCTGCCCGGTCTTCCACGTGAACGGCGAGGACCCCGAGGCGGTCGCGCAGGTCGCGAAGCTCGCGGCGGAGTACCGCCAGCGCTACGGCAAGGACGTCGTCGTCGACCTCTACTGCTACCGCAAGTACGGCCACAACGAGGGCGACGAGCCGCGCTTCACGCAGCCCGTGATGTACCGCGCGGTCGACTCGAAGAAGACGGTCCGCCAGGTCTACGTCGATCGCCTGCTCGAGCTCGGCAAGATCACGCCGAACGAGGCCGACGCGATCATGCAGGAGCGTCGCGAGCGTCTCTCGAAGGCGCTCCACGAGGTCCGCGAGACCAAGCGCACCTACGAGCCTTCCGCGTTCACCGGCGTGTGGACGGCGTACCAGGGCGGCCCCGACGCGAGCGCGCCCGACGCGCCGACCGCGGTGGCGAAGTCGACGCTGGTGCCGCTGCTCAACACGCTCGCGCACGTGCCCGACGGCTACCAGCTGATGCGCCAGGTCGCCGGGGTGCAGCAGCAGTATCGCGATGCCGCCGAGAAGGGGAGCGGCATCAAGTGGGGCGTCGCCGAGAACCTCGCCTACGCGACGCTGCTCGCGCAGGGCTACAACGTCCGGCTGACCGGGCAGGACTCGCGGCGCGGCACGTTCGCGCACCGCATGGCGGTCCTCCACGACACGAACACCGGCAACGAGTTCGTGCCGCTGCACCACCTCGGCGAGGGCCAGGGTCGCTTCGAGATCTACGACTCGCCGCTCAGCGAGCAGGGCGTGCTCGGCTTCGAGTACGGGTACTCGCTCGACTCGCCGGACGCGCTGGTGATCTGGGAAGCGCAGTTCGGTGACTTCGCGAACGGCGCGCAGGTCATCATCGACCAGTTCCTCGTGAGCGGCGAGGACAAGTGGCATCGCCTCAACGGGCTCGTGATGCTGCTGCCGCACGGCTTCGAGGGCGCGGGCCCGGAGCACTCGAGCGCGCGCCTCGAGCGCTTCCTCGCGCTCGCGGCCGAGGACAACATCCAGGTCGTCAACCTCACGAACGCGGCGCAGATCTTCCACGCGCTGCGCCGTCAGGTGGTGCGCCCCTGGCGCAAGCCGCTGATCGTGATGTCGCCGAAGAGCCTGTTCCGCGCGGCGGAGGCGACGTGCACGCTCGACGACCTCGCGACGGGCAGCTTCCAGCGCATCATCGGGGACGCGGAGATCGCGCCGAAGAAGGCGAAGCGCGTGATCCTCTGCTCGGGCAAGGTCTACTACGACCTCGCGCAGTACCGTCACAAGCTCGGCCGTGACGACGTCGCGATCATCCGCCTCGAGCAGCTCTACCCGCTGCGCCCCGAGGAGATCCGCGACGTGCTCAGCGTCTACGCGGACGGCACCGACCTCGTGTGGGTGCAGGAAGAGCCGTTCAACAGCGGCGCGTGGTACTTCCTGAACGCGCGCCTGCCCTCGATGATCGAGTACCGGCTGCCGCTGCGCTGCGTGTCGCGCGTCGAGTCGGCGAGCCCGGCGACCGGATCGGGCAAGGCGCACGCGCTCGAGCAGCAGCAGCTGATCGAGGAAGCGTTCGCGAACATCGGCGCGAAGACGGCGCGCGCGAGCACGCGTCCGCGCGCGTCGACCGCGAGCTGA
- a CDS encoding acyl-CoA dehydrogenase family protein → MKVTPFNQPPPALGNQYDEDRPLRSLLARIVPRDALLSIEPALRDLGELAGGELYRMQLDDRENDPKLVHWDAWGNRIDHIEVSPLWKRAERIAAEKGLVATAYERRLGALSRVHQFSLVHLFGPATDIYACPLAMTDGAARTLLESGNAVLAERAVPRLTSRDPDRFWTSGQWMTESTGGSDVGRSETVATKDESGQWRLWGRKWFTSATTAQMSLTLARPEGNGPGGRGLALFYVETRDQDGRLRNILVHRLKDKLGTRKVPTAELTLDGTPATPVIGLDSGTKYISPMLNVTRTWNTVMAVAGMRRGVALARDYATKRVAFGAPLSEKPLHVDTLAGVAAEYEAALQLAFFVVQLHGRIEAREASDRDVLLARLLTPIAKLVTGKQAVAVASEVLESFGGAGYVEDTGLPVLLRDAQVLPIWEGTTNVLSLDTLRALGHGPDVAAALEQEMESRVGTISDTSLREVAERARGAVRRALGWLASTYSSSPLDVEGGARRFALTLGRSLELLLLAHHADWSLRNERDARSRAAALRFARAPFDLVEDTPVADLRALANDEPLAV, encoded by the coding sequence ATGAAGGTCACGCCGTTCAACCAGCCTCCGCCCGCGCTGGGCAACCAGTACGACGAGGATCGCCCGCTCCGCTCGCTGCTCGCCCGCATCGTCCCCCGCGACGCGCTCCTCTCGATCGAGCCCGCGCTGCGCGACCTGGGCGAGCTCGCCGGCGGCGAGCTCTACCGGATGCAGCTCGACGATCGCGAGAACGACCCGAAGCTCGTCCACTGGGACGCGTGGGGCAACCGCATCGATCACATCGAGGTCTCGCCGCTGTGGAAGCGCGCCGAGCGCATCGCCGCGGAGAAGGGCCTGGTCGCGACCGCCTACGAGCGTCGGCTCGGCGCGCTCTCGCGCGTGCACCAGTTCTCGCTCGTGCACCTCTTCGGGCCCGCGACGGACATCTACGCGTGCCCGCTCGCGATGACCGACGGCGCGGCGCGCACGCTGCTCGAGTCGGGCAACGCGGTGCTCGCGGAGCGCGCGGTGCCGCGCCTCACGTCGCGCGATCCCGATCGCTTCTGGACGAGCGGCCAGTGGATGACCGAGTCGACCGGCGGATCCGACGTCGGCCGCAGCGAGACCGTCGCGACGAAGGACGAGAGCGGCCAGTGGCGCCTCTGGGGCCGCAAGTGGTTCACGTCCGCGACCACCGCGCAGATGTCGCTCACGCTCGCGCGCCCCGAGGGCAACGGACCCGGCGGTCGCGGCCTCGCGCTCTTCTACGTCGAGACGCGCGATCAGGACGGGCGCCTCCGCAACATCCTGGTGCACCGCCTCAAGGACAAGCTCGGCACGCGCAAGGTGCCGACCGCGGAGCTCACGCTCGACGGCACGCCCGCGACCCCGGTGATCGGGCTCGACAGCGGCACGAAGTACATCTCGCCGATGCTCAACGTCACGCGCACCTGGAACACGGTGATGGCCGTGGCCGGCATGCGGCGCGGCGTCGCGCTGGCGCGCGACTACGCGACGAAGCGCGTCGCGTTCGGCGCGCCGCTCTCGGAGAAGCCGCTCCACGTCGACACGCTCGCGGGCGTCGCGGCGGAGTACGAGGCGGCGCTCCAGCTCGCGTTCTTCGTGGTGCAGCTCCACGGGCGCATCGAGGCGCGCGAGGCGAGCGATCGCGACGTCCTGCTCGCGCGCCTGCTCACGCCGATCGCGAAGCTCGTCACCGGCAAGCAGGCGGTTGCGGTCGCGAGCGAGGTGCTCGAGAGCTTCGGAGGCGCGGGCTACGTCGAGGACACCGGGCTGCCGGTGCTGCTGCGCGACGCGCAGGTCCTGCCGATCTGGGAAGGCACGACGAACGTGCTCTCGCTCGACACGCTGCGCGCGCTCGGCCACGGGCCCGACGTGGCGGCGGCGCTCGAGCAGGAGATGGAGTCGCGCGTCGGGACGATCTCGGACACGTCGCTGCGCGAGGTCGCGGAGCGGGCGCGAGGCGCGGTGCGTCGTGCGCTGGGGTGGCTCGCGTCGACGTACTCGTCGAGCCCGCTCGACGTCGAGGGCGGCGCGCGCCGGTTCGCGCTGACCCTGGGGCGCTCGCTGGAGCTGCTCCTGCTGGCGCACCACGCCGACTGGTCGCTGAGGAACGAGCGCGACGCGCGGTCGCGCGCGGCGGCGCTGCGCTTCGCGCGCGCGCCGTTCGATCTCGTCGAGGACACGCCGGTCGCGGATCTGCGCGCGCTGGCGAACGACGAGCCGCTCGCGGTGTGA
- the lnt gene encoding apolipoprotein N-acyltransferase gives MTRALRAVLLGGAGGACIAVAGSPIELVALAFLGPALLMLAIDDREITPRVALLAGASCGFVCNAITTSWIVPLLEEYAAFPLVAGIAVGALMWIGQALPFAVAAWLAAPLIARGIAGWIALPITLTIAGSIAPMLFPWRLGVSQMPGVTFVQLAELGGPPLIDLALALGSCAAMHALRRRDARVAIVAALVIATPYAYGAWRIDAIQAQREAAPSLRVGVVQPNLGVREKHDPFLRDAHLRLHRDMTRELEAQGVELVLWPESSYPSYLPHDPGRDVRAIGRILTDGVRGPILFGALTEAPGRRYNSVIGLAREGRVTGIYDKVNLLAFGEYVPLWDFLPPLQRVVRRGFTHGVAEGVVPIAGARVGVLNCYEDLLVEHARLTAARGPSFLANFTNDAWFGDTSAPHLHHMLARLRAVETRRDLVRAVNTGISGLVLATGEDAGRTAPFVRTSFVAEVRLLDGAPTPWVRFGDLVTPALLGVYLAMALARRRGAPR, from the coding sequence ATGACGCGAGCGCTCCGCGCGGTGCTGCTCGGCGGTGCGGGCGGCGCGTGCATCGCGGTCGCGGGCTCGCCGATCGAGCTCGTCGCGCTCGCGTTCCTCGGGCCCGCGCTGCTGATGCTCGCGATCGACGATCGCGAGATCACGCCTCGCGTCGCGCTGCTCGCCGGCGCGTCGTGTGGCTTCGTGTGCAATGCGATCACGACGTCGTGGATCGTCCCGCTGCTCGAGGAGTACGCCGCGTTCCCGCTGGTCGCGGGCATCGCGGTCGGCGCGCTGATGTGGATCGGCCAGGCGCTCCCCTTCGCGGTCGCGGCGTGGCTCGCTGCGCCGCTCATCGCGCGCGGGATCGCGGGATGGATCGCGCTGCCGATCACGCTGACGATCGCGGGCTCGATCGCGCCGATGCTCTTCCCGTGGCGGCTCGGCGTCTCGCAGATGCCGGGCGTCACCTTCGTGCAGCTCGCGGAGCTCGGGGGGCCGCCGCTGATCGATCTCGCGCTCGCGCTCGGATCCTGCGCCGCGATGCACGCGCTGCGTCGCCGCGACGCGCGCGTCGCGATCGTGGCGGCGCTGGTGATCGCGACGCCGTACGCCTACGGCGCGTGGCGCATCGACGCGATCCAAGCGCAGCGCGAGGCCGCGCCGAGCCTGCGCGTCGGCGTGGTCCAGCCGAACCTCGGGGTGCGCGAGAAGCACGACCCGTTTCTGCGCGACGCGCACCTGCGCCTGCATCGCGACATGACGCGCGAGCTCGAGGCGCAGGGCGTCGAGCTCGTGCTCTGGCCCGAGAGCTCGTACCCGTCGTACCTGCCGCACGATCCCGGCCGCGACGTGCGCGCGATCGGACGCATCCTCACCGACGGAGTGCGCGGCCCGATCCTCTTCGGCGCGCTCACCGAGGCCCCGGGGCGTCGCTACAACTCGGTGATCGGTCTCGCGCGCGAGGGCCGCGTCACCGGCATCTACGACAAGGTGAACCTGCTCGCGTTCGGCGAGTACGTGCCGCTCTGGGACTTCCTCCCGCCGCTGCAGCGCGTGGTGCGACGAGGCTTCACCCACGGCGTCGCGGAGGGCGTCGTGCCGATCGCGGGCGCGCGCGTCGGGGTGCTCAACTGCTACGAGGATCTCCTCGTCGAGCACGCGCGCCTGACCGCGGCGCGGGGCCCGTCGTTCCTCGCGAACTTCACGAACGACGCGTGGTTCGGCGACACGAGCGCGCCGCACCTGCACCACATGCTCGCGCGCCTGCGCGCGGTCGAGACGCGCCGCGATCTCGTGCGCGCGGTCAACACCGGCATCAGCGGCCTCGTGCTCGCGACCGGCGAGGACGCGGGCCGCACCGCGCCGTTCGTGCGCACGTCGTTCGTCGCCGAGGTGCGCCTGCTCGACGGCGCGCCGACCCCGTGGGTGCGCTTCGGCGACCTCGTCACGCCCGCGCTGCTCGGCGTGTACCTCGCGATGGCCCTCGCGCGTCGGCGCGGCGCGCCACGTTGA
- a CDS encoding diacylglycerol/lipid kinase family protein, protein MDRDSFLLVVNPRAGAGRAEKRLPALSDALHAAGAKFEVARTAGPRHATEIVRDALGRGVRGIGVVGGDGTLNEAVNGFFDGDGRVIDPDAWIGPLSCGTGGDFRKTIGSPDVGAGGRGMDALASRFVAATPRPLDVGWLEMLDHDGAPARRAFLNIASFGVGGLVDRLVNETPKWMGGTPAFFLGTVRALARYRSQRVRVRLDDGAARETKIVNMAVANGRFFGGGMQIAPRAEIDDGLFDVVGLEMDVSASFGLTSRIYRGRHLDRPGVSFERARRVRAEPVSEGDHVLLDVDGEAPGRLPATFSVRASAIHLRG, encoded by the coding sequence GTGGATCGCGACTCCTTCCTTCTCGTCGTCAACCCACGCGCGGGCGCCGGTCGGGCCGAGAAGCGCCTCCCCGCGCTGAGCGACGCGCTGCACGCGGCGGGCGCGAAGTTCGAGGTCGCGCGCACCGCGGGGCCGCGCCACGCGACCGAGATCGTGCGCGATGCGCTCGGGCGCGGCGTGCGCGGCATCGGCGTCGTCGGCGGCGACGGGACGCTCAACGAAGCGGTCAACGGGTTCTTCGACGGCGACGGGCGCGTCATCGATCCCGACGCGTGGATCGGCCCGCTCTCGTGCGGCACCGGCGGCGACTTCCGCAAGACGATCGGCAGCCCCGACGTCGGCGCCGGCGGGCGCGGCATGGACGCGCTCGCGAGCCGCTTCGTCGCCGCGACGCCGCGGCCGCTCGACGTCGGCTGGCTCGAGATGCTCGATCACGACGGCGCGCCCGCGCGCCGCGCGTTCCTCAACATCGCGAGCTTCGGCGTCGGCGGGCTCGTCGATCGCCTGGTGAACGAGACCCCGAAGTGGATGGGCGGCACGCCCGCGTTCTTCCTCGGCACGGTGCGCGCGCTCGCGCGCTATCGCAGCCAGCGAGTGCGCGTGAGGCTCGACGACGGAGCCGCGCGCGAGACGAAGATCGTGAACATGGCGGTCGCGAACGGACGCTTCTTCGGCGGTGGCATGCAGATCGCGCCGCGCGCCGAGATCGACGACGGGCTCTTCGACGTCGTCGGGCTCGAGATGGACGTGAGCGCGAGCTTCGGCCTCACGTCGCGCATCTACCGAGGGCGCCATCTCGATCGTCCCGGCGTGAGCTTCGAGCGCGCGCGTCGCGTGCGCGCCGAGCCGGTGAGCGAGGGCGATCACGTGCTGCTCGACGTCGACGGCGAAGCGCCGGGCCGCCTGCCCGCGACGTTCTCGGTGCGCGCGAGCGCGATCCACCTGCGCGGATGA
- a CDS encoding metallophosphoesterase: protein MKLLRLVLSDLHLGTGVRRGELNAFEDFRHDDEFADLLAHHDREVGEHGELELILNGDVFDLLKVKIDGRWPTEITDEIATEKLRQCLDGHPRFVHALRALLAKKGRRLVFLPGNHDLDMVLPGPQELFRRYVAPGPLGERVRFVTSTDTYHLPEGIQIRHGHQLERIHRVDYARLTRKLRDGREILDLPWGSLWILDVMNPAKEQRSYVDRIQPLGRFLLGAFVFDTMFVLRFLYHSSLYFLRRRVFDIGAWVERIRRLPQMLREDIIALGGFDEVVHRELKKLRGVRCLIIGHSHGPRYLQMPGGKLLVNTGTWMKMINLDVSHLGQDSGLTYCTIDYSEDGDPRISLVKWHGMRKPYEVIPYAD, encoded by the coding sequence ATGAAGCTCCTACGGCTCGTCCTCAGCGATCTGCACCTCGGCACCGGAGTGCGTCGCGGAGAGCTCAATGCGTTCGAGGACTTCCGCCACGACGACGAGTTCGCGGACCTCCTCGCGCACCACGACCGCGAGGTCGGCGAGCACGGCGAGCTCGAGCTCATCCTCAACGGCGACGTCTTCGATCTCCTCAAGGTGAAGATCGACGGCCGCTGGCCCACCGAGATCACCGACGAGATCGCCACCGAGAAGCTCCGGCAGTGCCTCGACGGACATCCGCGCTTCGTGCACGCGCTGCGCGCGCTGCTCGCGAAGAAGGGGCGGCGTCTCGTCTTCCTTCCCGGCAATCACGACCTCGACATGGTGTTGCCCGGCCCGCAGGAGCTGTTCCGCCGGTACGTCGCCCCGGGCCCGCTGGGCGAGCGCGTCCGCTTCGTGACCTCGACGGACACCTATCATTTGCCGGAAGGCATCCAGATCCGTCACGGACACCAGCTCGAGCGCATCCACCGCGTCGACTACGCGCGCCTCACGCGGAAGCTGCGCGACGGCCGCGAGATCCTCGATCTGCCCTGGGGCAGCCTCTGGATCCTCGACGTGATGAACCCCGCGAAGGAGCAGCGCAGCTACGTCGATCGCATCCAGCCGCTCGGGCGCTTCCTGCTCGGCGCGTTCGTCTTCGACACGATGTTCGTGCTGCGCTTCCTCTACCACTCGAGTCTCTACTTCCTCCGGCGCCGGGTGTTCGACATCGGCGCGTGGGTCGAGCGCATCCGCCGGCTCCCGCAGATGCTGCGCGAGGACATCATCGCGCTCGGCGGCTTCGACGAGGTCGTGCACCGCGAGCTCAAGAAGCTGCGCGGCGTGCGCTGCTTGATCATCGGGCACAGCCACGGGCCTCGATACCTGCAGATGCCGGGCGGCAAGCTCCTCGTGAACACCGGCACGTGGATGAAGATGATCAACCTCGACGTGAGCCACCTCGGGCAGGACAGCGGGCTCACGTACTGCACCATCGACTACTCGGAGGACGGCGATCCCCGCATCTCGCTCGTGAAGTGGCACGGGATGCGGAAGCCGTACGAGGTGATCCCGTATGCCGACTGA
- a CDS encoding IPT/TIG domain-containing protein produces the protein MAATSLAVGCDRPGAIALPDAAGIDATVPIDSGVPTFSDSAIANTSLSLDRVVPSHGPFVGGNQVILRGTGFTDDAQVTIGGRAVQPADHQLIDSRRLAVIVPAGDVGPADVEVQVGDETVVLEDGYVYDALYVDPSRGSIAGGTFVTITGSGTTFATGDSVVFGRMPCTNVTVVSETRITCRTPASSAGEVDVTVLRAADGHMDTAEDAFEYYDTSDPLNGGLGGGTISGSLNVTVVDWLSDAPLEGAFVIVGQDLDTPHQGLTNALGQITFSGPDLVGPLTVHVAKDCYQRTSVVAFDASDVTVFLRMWDPLTLPERCRADGEPPPPTGGRGRNLSFVEGDLIWRGPNEYGPNPWANIPEPREGWERVAYVYTTVREIGLANPDPAGGGAHQRVIEVLPDDGTQHLGYPYRILAYPRGMAVYALAGLQERRTGGRFIPYVMGVARSVLAGPGDTVSGVDIVMDIPLDHYVDVDLGVLPASTPVGPNRFRVQAFLDLGGEGLIRRQVGAQDFDTLRRYDAARDFRFVSQPALSGTIADGRYRITAGWFTGDADGEPFTYAVVNGVTAVDETVPMPDFLGVPMAVAPSVGQSLPADRILRWRAEGGPAPDLYWLLIFSEDGNLAWEMFVPGSVTEAPMPDLSTIPELFDVPDGAIYWQVRAASIPGFDFDELSYAQLSDRYWSHSARNTFIVQR, from the coding sequence GTGGCCGCCACGTCGCTCGCCGTGGGCTGCGACCGCCCGGGTGCCATCGCTCTGCCGGACGCCGCCGGGATCGACGCGACCGTACCGATCGACTCGGGCGTCCCCACCTTCTCGGACAGCGCGATCGCCAACACGTCGCTGTCGCTCGATCGCGTCGTGCCGTCGCACGGTCCGTTCGTCGGCGGCAATCAGGTGATCCTCCGCGGCACCGGGTTCACCGACGATGCGCAGGTGACGATCGGCGGGCGCGCGGTGCAGCCCGCGGACCACCAGCTGATCGACTCGCGCCGCCTCGCGGTGATCGTGCCGGCGGGCGACGTCGGTCCCGCCGACGTCGAGGTGCAGGTCGGCGACGAGACGGTCGTGCTCGAGGACGGCTACGTCTACGACGCGCTCTACGTCGACCCATCGCGCGGATCCATCGCGGGCGGGACCTTCGTGACGATCACGGGCAGCGGGACGACGTTCGCGACGGGCGACTCCGTCGTGTTCGGCCGCATGCCGTGCACGAACGTGACGGTCGTCTCGGAGACGCGCATCACGTGCCGCACGCCCGCGTCGTCGGCGGGTGAGGTCGACGTCACGGTGCTCCGCGCCGCGGATGGCCACATGGACACCGCGGAGGACGCGTTCGAGTACTACGACACGTCGGACCCGCTGAACGGCGGGCTCGGCGGCGGCACGATCTCGGGCTCGCTCAACGTGACGGTCGTCGACTGGCTCAGCGACGCGCCGCTCGAGGGCGCGTTCGTGATCGTCGGCCAGGACCTCGACACGCCGCACCAGGGGCTCACGAACGCGCTCGGGCAGATCACGTTCTCGGGGCCCGACCTCGTCGGCCCGCTGACGGTGCACGTCGCGAAGGACTGCTACCAGCGCACGTCGGTGGTCGCGTTCGACGCGTCGGACGTGACGGTCTTCCTGCGCATGTGGGACCCGCTCACGCTGCCGGAGCGCTGCCGCGCGGACGGCGAGCCGCCGCCGCCGACCGGCGGACGTGGCCGCAACCTCTCGTTCGTCGAGGGTGATCTGATCTGGCGCGGGCCCAACGAGTACGGCCCGAACCCGTGGGCGAACATCCCCGAGCCGCGCGAGGGCTGGGAGCGCGTCGCGTACGTCTACACGACGGTGCGCGAGATCGGCCTCGCGAACCCCGATCCGGCGGGCGGCGGCGCGCACCAGCGCGTGATCGAGGTGCTCCCCGACGACGGGACGCAGCACCTCGGATACCCGTATCGCATCCTCGCGTATCCGCGCGGCATGGCGGTCTACGCGCTCGCGGGCCTGCAGGAGCGTCGCACCGGAGGGCGCTTCATCCCGTACGTGATGGGCGTCGCGCGCAGCGTGCTCGCGGGCCCGGGCGACACGGTGAGCGGCGTCGACATCGTGATGGACATCCCGCTCGATCACTACGTCGACGTCGATCTCGGCGTGCTGCCGGCGAGCACGCCGGTCGGGCCGAATCGCTTCCGCGTGCAGGCGTTCCTCGATCTCGGCGGTGAGGGGCTCATCCGCCGTCAGGTCGGCGCGCAGGACTTCGACACGCTGCGCCGGTACGACGCGGCGCGCGACTTCCGCTTCGTCAGCCAGCCTGCTCTCTCGGGCACGATCGCGGATGGCCGCTACCGGATCACGGCGGGCTGGTTCACCGGCGACGCCGATGGCGAGCCCTTCACGTACGCGGTGGTCAACGGCGTCACGGCGGTCGACGAGACGGTGCCGATGCCCGACTTCCTCGGGGTGCCGATGGCCGTCGCACCGAGCGTGGGGCAGAGCCTGCCTGCGGACCGCATCCTGCGCTGGCGCGCCGAGGGGGGCCCTGCGCCGGACCTCTACTGGCTGCTGATCTTCAGCGAGGACGGGAACCTCGCGTGGGAGATGTTCGTGCCCGGCTCCGTCACCGAGGCGCCGATGCCGGACCTCTCGACGATCCCGGAGCTCTTCGACGTGCCGGACGGCGCCATCTACTGGCAGGTGCGCGCGGCCAGCATCCCGGGGTTCGACTTCGACGAGCTCAGCTACGCCCAGCTGAGCGATCGCTACTGGAGCCACTCGGCGCGCAACACGTTCATCGTGCAGCGCTGA